Proteins found in one Leucoraja erinacea ecotype New England unplaced genomic scaffold, Leri_hhj_1 Leri_154S, whole genome shotgun sequence genomic segment:
- the LOC129715959 gene encoding zinc finger protein 239-like — protein sequence MGDHMTGHNKEKRYECDMCGKAWRCPNELEAHRRVHSSERRFTCSDCDKGFKSYLNLKRHRCLHTGECPYTCSDCGKGFTRSNHLLLHQHTHTSERPYTCAQCNKGFTRYNRPREHRRTHTGESPYTCVQCGKGFPSRCVESDLPWAPTP from the coding sequence ATGggggaccacatgacggggcacaacaaggagaagcgttacgAGTGCGacatgtgtggcaaggcctggcggtGCCCGAACGAGCTGGAGGCCCACCGGCGCGTGCACAGCAGTGAACGGcgcttcacctgctccgactgtgaTAAAGGCTTCAAGTCGTACTTGAACCTGAAGAGGCACAGGTGCCTGCACACGGGGGAgtgcccctacacctgcagcgactgtggcaagggcttcactcgGTCCAATCACCTGCTGTTACACCAACACACCCACACCAGTGAGCGTCCCTATACCTGCGCCCAGTGcaacaagggcttcacccgctacAACAGACCGCGGGAGCACCGGCGCACCCACACTGGTGAGAGCCCCTACACCTGcgtccagtgcggcaagggcttcccCAGCCGGTGTGTGGAGAGTGACTTGCCATGGGCTCCCACGCCCTAG